In Candidatus Nitrosarchaeum limnium SFB1, the following proteins share a genomic window:
- a CDS encoding hypothetical protein (hypothetical protein Nmar_0752) — protein sequence MSEKIWLGSIFLKDEGGYKIVLKSLEHYKKRLRTIGNSPELKDSSAMFGSLLQQEAMKTIPKIDETIKKIHDGLTDEKTLNLMAGDSSFLVKALLCYDADIKKAQDSGHEYFLKLVGDLSQIKNHPTMIKNALNKIEQFSDS from the coding sequence TTGTCTGAAAAAATTTGGCTGGGCTCAATCTTTCTAAAAGATGAGGGTGGATACAAAATAGTATTAAAATCGCTTGAACACTATAAAAAAAGATTAAGAACCATAGGAAACAGTCCAGAACTTAAAGACTCATCAGCCATGTTTGGATCATTACTCCAACAAGAAGCAATGAAGACAATTCCAAAAATAGATGAAACTATTAAAAAAATACATGACGGACTAACAGATGAAAAGACACTTAATTTGATGGCAGGAGATTCATCGTTTTTAGTTAAAGCACTCTTGTGTTATGATGCAGATATAAAAAAAGCACAAGATTCAGGTCATGAGTATTTTTTAAAATTGGTAGGTGATTTATCCCAAATTAAGAACCATCCAACTATGATCAAAAACGCATTAAATAAAATTGAGCAGTTTTCAGATTCATAA
- a CDS encoding hypothetical protein (hypothetical protein Nmar_0753) produces MFIRWHENNLLVKSGVAIIITGGIMVLSGLFLFYVVQITPEIEPFFRTMKHAGTFVGLLGIGVTLAGVLLYLINRNQPQIQQDFDVKE; encoded by the coding sequence ATGTTTATTAGATGGCATGAAAATAATTTACTTGTGAAAAGTGGAGTAGCAATAATTATCACAGGAGGGATAATGGTATTATCGGGATTATTCTTATTTTATGTTGTTCAAATTACTCCTGAAATTGAACCATTTTTTAGAACAATGAAACATGCTGGAACATTTGTAGGATTATTAGGTATTGGTGTAACATTGGCAGGGGTATTATTGTATCTTATCAATAGAAATCAGCCTCAAATTCAACAAGATTTTGATGTAAAAGAATAG
- a CDS encoding hypothetical protein (hypothetical protein Nmar_0756), protein MINLDPKMRFAAIIDPKGNIREGIMKSGKTSLKTQKEEEHFCQQVAQRRKMRKEFDRSLGKVRYVHVEREKITQMVIYTKKNIVYFTMEPEMPIDTKIRIITKIKKITAGI, encoded by the coding sequence ATGATTAACTTAGATCCTAAAATGCGTTTTGCAGCAATTATTGATCCTAAAGGCAACATACGAGAAGGTATTATGAAAAGTGGGAAAACTTCTCTTAAAACCCAGAAAGAAGAAGAGCATTTCTGTCAACAAGTAGCTCAGAGAAGAAAAATGAGAAAGGAATTTGACAGATCTTTGGGAAAGGTACGATATGTCCATGTAGAACGAGAAAAAATAACTCAGATGGTAATTTACACTAAAAAAAATATTGTATACTTTACAATGGAACCTGAAATGCCAATAGATACTAAAATTCGAATAATCACAAAAATTAAAAAAATCACTGCTGGCATTTAA
- a CDS encoding hypothetical protein (hypothetical protein Nmar_0757): MSLKKFIADSKMFEYDRHYRECQQNNQPFIKARINPSNGNYYVQIDLMPCNYELSLESKNQIKQLFENEIDFIKSTSKSKSSFNGYNIDKELSWFDGVIPSRMESFCDKLYEISQSYHD; the protein is encoded by the coding sequence ATGTCTCTGAAAAAATTCATAGCAGATTCAAAAATGTTTGAATATGATAGGCACTATAGAGAATGTCAGCAAAATAATCAACCGTTCATTAAAGCACGAATAAATCCAAGTAATGGAAATTATTATGTTCAGATTGATTTGATGCCTTGTAATTATGAACTAAGTCTAGAAAGCAAAAATCAGATAAAACAATTATTTGAAAATGAAATTGATTTTATCAAATCCACTTCCAAGTCAAAGTCCTCATTTAATGGATATAATATAGATAAAGAACTTTCTTGGTTCGATGGAGTAATACCAAGTAGGATGGAGTCATTCTGTGACAAATTATATGAAATATCTCAAAGTTATCATGATTAA
- a CDS encoding hypothetical protein (hypothetical protein Nmar_0759) yields MPKTMKILIDEMDDGWDEKLSKMGYEAYSVKKLRTDGHKLRTDYSVINFAKENNMVLVTRDTESGQACEENNLPYILLDNEEIFKIVVDKLKQIS; encoded by the coding sequence ATGCCAAAGACAATGAAGATATTAATTGATGAAATGGATGATGGGTGGGATGAAAAACTTTCTAAAATGGGATATGAGGCATATAGTGTTAAAAAATTACGTACAGATGGGCACAAATTGCGTACTGATTATTCTGTAATCAACTTTGCAAAAGAGAATAACATGGTTCTAGTAACACGCGATACTGAAAGTGGTCAAGCATGTGAAGAAAATAATTTACCATATATTTTGCTTGATAATGAGGAAATTTTTAAAATTGTCGTTGATAAATTAAAACAAATATCATAA
- a CDS encoding hypothetical protein (hypothetical protein Nmar_0761) — MGIKTTKEYVKFYINLDMKDSVSLLSFVNNEKMILKQKLENKRIEKIPILHGIKILEELIEDIKKNGEHEVLKKYLE; from the coding sequence ATGGGCATTAAAACAACAAAAGAGTATGTAAAATTCTACATTAATTTAGATATGAAAGATAGTGTAAGTTTACTAAGTTTTGTAAATAATGAAAAAATGATTTTAAAACAAAAGCTTGAAAATAAAAGGATCGAGAAAATACCCATTTTACATGGAATTAAAATTTTAGAGGAATTAATAGAGGATATAAAGAAAAACGGTGAGCATGAAGTATTAAAAAAATACCTCGAATAA
- a CDS encoding hypothetical protein (hypothetical protein Nmar_0762): protein MDACDTRIRAYKNGKTFGQCRDIAESLNPSFKEEIEKNGRILWTEILNKVDHDELIYKLTLKFLKRDGYDIGNSKIPEVKKFIL from the coding sequence ATGGATGCTTGTGATACTAGAATTCGTGCGTACAAAAATGGAAAAACTTTTGGCCAATGTAGAGATATTGCTGAATCTCTAAATCCTTCGTTCAAAGAAGAAATTGAAAAAAATGGTCGTATTCTCTGGACTGAAATTCTAAATAAAGTAGATCATGATGAATTGATTTACAAATTGACATTAAAATTTCTTAAACGTGATGGTTATGATATTGGAAATAGTAAAATTCCTGAAGTGAAAAAATTTATTTTGTAG
- a CDS encoding CBS domain-containing protein yields the protein MSSDSERSVSYVLSKHIGAYMSKDFLLLNQNTLIRGAAKMLQDSDRDDIIVIDENNLPIGIVTDEDIINKMSEITTRVETATLKDIMSTPLITINEKTTLQEALHKMRDSKIRKLPVLSKKNEVVGIIFQRTIANVIRDATATAPHLFSPPVKAILGNLGFVLQFAGILLLVPAVLSTVLGDLLTAAGVYLTTVLLLVTGFFLNTYGEKASLNIQQASILVISSLLILSLFGTIPYLYVLPSQESSIDGFANAFFSSVAGFTTTGISLIHEPEHLPQSFTFYRSFTQLVGGMSFIYLAIAAFYPESKIQSMRGFISGRSLHMRELFGTITIIFLIYIVIFSVLFYLFGNLNIIDDFSLIVSAFATGGFLPTSTILNDFDWQEKLIVMGAMIFGALPFTFHYSFVRKKFLSPKLGKEVLAYFMILGGATLLFMSLSNLDPLSSAFYTVSASTTSGLNSQVMINFSGPIHVILIILMIIGGCGFSTSGGIKIFRLLQLKECKNIFNKIHRSELSPKRKKELISTILIVVAFPGTIFLTSIYLTTIEDTSFENAFYEATGIITTAGLTSNVINFDTDATIKVIVSVLMIIGRMEIIAIIYIFVPKLI from the coding sequence ATGTCATCAGACTCCGAACGTTCAGTATCATATGTTCTATCAAAACATATTGGTGCATACATGAGTAAAGACTTCCTCCTACTAAATCAAAATACATTGATCAGAGGAGCAGCCAAGATGCTTCAAGATTCTGATAGAGACGATATCATTGTCATAGATGAGAATAATTTGCCAATAGGGATAGTCACAGATGAAGACATCATAAATAAAATGAGTGAGATTACTACACGTGTAGAAACTGCAACTCTAAAAGACATAATGTCAACCCCTTTAATCACAATAAATGAAAAAACAACATTACAAGAAGCACTCCACAAAATGAGAGATAGTAAAATTAGAAAACTTCCAGTATTATCTAAAAAAAATGAAGTAGTAGGAATTATTTTCCAGAGAACTATTGCAAATGTAATAAGAGATGCTACAGCTACTGCGCCACATCTGTTTAGTCCTCCTGTAAAAGCTATTTTAGGAAACTTGGGATTTGTATTACAATTTGCTGGAATATTATTACTAGTACCAGCAGTACTATCTACGGTTCTTGGGGATCTTTTAACTGCAGCAGGGGTATATCTTACTACAGTGTTATTATTAGTTACAGGATTTTTTTTAAACACTTATGGTGAAAAAGCAAGTCTCAACATACAACAAGCATCAATTCTTGTGATATCAAGTCTGTTAATTTTATCATTATTTGGAACAATTCCGTATCTATACGTTTTACCAAGTCAAGAATCATCAATAGACGGATTTGCAAATGCATTTTTTTCAAGTGTCGCGGGGTTTACCACTACTGGAATTTCATTGATTCATGAACCAGAACATCTACCACAAAGTTTCACATTTTATCGAAGTTTTACACAGCTTGTGGGTGGAATGAGTTTTATTTATTTAGCAATAGCTGCGTTTTATCCAGAATCAAAAATACAATCTATGCGAGGATTCATTTCTGGTCGTTCATTACACATGAGAGAATTATTTGGAACTATAACAATTATTTTCTTAATTTACATAGTAATTTTTTCAGTTTTGTTTTATTTGTTTGGAAATCTAAACATAATTGATGATTTTTCATTAATAGTTAGTGCATTTGCAACAGGTGGATTCTTACCTACATCAACTATTCTCAATGATTTTGATTGGCAAGAAAAATTAATCGTGATGGGAGCTATGATATTTGGGGCATTACCATTTACATTCCACTATTCATTTGTTAGAAAAAAATTTCTTTCTCCTAAACTAGGTAAAGAAGTATTAGCTTATTTCATGATTTTAGGTGGTGCAACATTGTTATTCATGTCACTAAGTAATCTTGATCCATTATCTAGTGCATTCTATACGGTTTCAGCAAGTACAACTTCAGGACTTAATTCACAAGTAATGATAAATTTTAGTGGTCCCATACATGTAATTTTAATTATATTGATGATTATAGGAGGGTGCGGATTTTCAACATCTGGTGGAATTAAAATTTTCAGATTATTGCAATTAAAAGAATGTAAAAATATATTTAATAAAATTCACCGTTCAGAATTATCTCCAAAAAGAAAAAAAGAATTAATTTCCACCATACTCATCGTAGTGGCATTTCCAGGAACAATATTCTTGACATCAATATACTTGACAACTATTGAGGATACTAGTTTTGAAAATGCTTTCTATGAAGCAACTGGGATAATCACTACTGCTGGATTAACGTCAAATGTAATTAATTTTGATACTGATGCAACAATCAAAGTAATAGTAAGTGTATTAATGATAATAGGCAGAATGGAGATCATTGCAATAATTTACATATTTGTGCCTAAACTAATCTAA